In Leguminivora glycinivorella isolate SPB_JAAS2020 chromosome 19, LegGlyc_1.1, whole genome shotgun sequence, a single genomic region encodes these proteins:
- the LOC125236517 gene encoding uncharacterized protein LOC125236517 isoform X1, with product MQQWVPEINRRERAAALLTMGQEQSYAAHASAAQVARYKEKYSEPLQYRSSPIFPDLDDKDYKRHKARRSAESFKSDSSTKSSGYRSGSSGYECHSERSSKSDYYCTSLYKNNHYTDVNKELYKPVKITKEKRYKLQLFDDKDELKTPRLKSYHSEPESTKPKVAAPKKSGIRNYTPKILSEDEQRKKVDNWI from the coding sequence AAATCAACCGTCGCGAACGCGCAGCCGCGCTTCTCACCATGGGTCAAGAGCAGTCGTATGCGGCTCACGCTAGCGCCGCGCAGGTGGCGCGCTACAAGGAAAAGTACTCAGAGCCGCTGCAGTACCGCAGCTCGCCCATCTTCCCTGACCTCGACGACAAGGACTACAAGCGGCACAAGGCCCGGCGCAGTGCAGAAAGCTTCAAGAGCGACTCCTCAACAAAAAGCAGCGGCTACAGAAGCGGCTCCAGCGGCTACGAATGCCACTCCGAAAGATCCTCCAAAAGCGACTACTATTGCACTTCTTTATACAAAAACAATCACTACACGGACGTTAACAAAGAATTATATAAACCGGTGAAAATAACAAAGGAGAAACGATACAAACTTCAACTATTCGATGACAAGGATGAACTAAAAACTCCGCGCTTGAAGAGTTACCATAGTGAACCTGAATCCACGAAGCCTAAAGTGGCTGCGCCAAAGAAGTCAGGCATTAGGAACTACACTCCTAAAATTCTGTCAGAGGACGAGCAGAGAAAGAAAGTGGATAATTGGATATAA
- the LOC125236517 gene encoding uncharacterized protein LOC125236517 isoform X2 yields the protein MGQEQSYAAHASAAQVARYKEKYSEPLQYRSSPIFPDLDDKDYKRHKARRSAESFKSDSSTKSSGYRSGSSGYECHSERSSKSDYYCTSLYKNNHYTDVNKELYKPVKITKEKRYKLQLFDDKDELKTPRLKSYHSEPESTKPKVAAPKKSGIRNYTPKILSEDEQRKKVDNWI from the coding sequence ATGGGTCAAGAGCAGTCGTATGCGGCTCACGCTAGCGCCGCGCAGGTGGCGCGCTACAAGGAAAAGTACTCAGAGCCGCTGCAGTACCGCAGCTCGCCCATCTTCCCTGACCTCGACGACAAGGACTACAAGCGGCACAAGGCCCGGCGCAGTGCAGAAAGCTTCAAGAGCGACTCCTCAACAAAAAGCAGCGGCTACAGAAGCGGCTCCAGCGGCTACGAATGCCACTCCGAAAGATCCTCCAAAAGCGACTACTATTGCACTTCTTTATACAAAAACAATCACTACACGGACGTTAACAAAGAATTATATAAACCGGTGAAAATAACAAAGGAGAAACGATACAAACTTCAACTATTCGATGACAAGGATGAACTAAAAACTCCGCGCTTGAAGAGTTACCATAGTGAACCTGAATCCACGAAGCCTAAAGTGGCTGCGCCAAAGAAGTCAGGCATTAGGAACTACACTCCTAAAATTCTGTCAGAGGACGAGCAGAGAAAGAAAGTGGATAATTGGATATAA
- the LOC125236513 gene encoding glucose dehydrogenase [FAD, quinone]-like, with translation MEAAGALASLAPSPITVLGLIPLLALGITYFRYQQFDPESHITDVNAMLPIYDFVIVGGGSAGAVVASRLSEVGNWTVLLLEAGQDETEISDVPALAGYTQLSEMDWQYQTTPSANRSYCLAMNGDRCNWPRGKVLGGCSVLNAMVYVRGNRNDYDLWEALGNPGWSYDQVLPYFMKSEDNRNPYLVNTPYHAAGGYLTVQEAPWRSPLSVTFLKGGMELGYENRDINGAKQTGFMLTQATMRRGSRCSTAKAFLRPIRNRENLHIALGAQVTRILINPVKKQAYGVEFIRNGQKQKVRIKREVIMSAGSLSSPKLMMLSGVGPASHLKEHGIPVIADLKVGHNLQDHVGLGGLTFVVNKPVTFKKDRFQTFAVAMNYILYEKGPMTNQGVEGLAFVNTKYAPSSGNWPDIQFHFAPSSVNSDGGEQIRRILNLRDRVYNTVYKPIEQAETWTILPLLLRPKSSGWVKLRSRNPFHPPDIVPNYFAYKEDIKVLIEGIKIAMALSNTTAFQRYGSRPHNIPMPGCQHHVLFSDEYWECSLKHFTFTIYHPTGTCKMGPKTDPAAVVDPRLRVHGVANLRVVDASVMPTIISGNPNAPVIMIAEKASDMIKEDWLVL, from the exons ATGGAGGCAGCAGGAGCGCTCGCGAGTTTGGCCCCGTCGCCCATCACCGTGCTGGGGCTGATACCACTCCTGGCATTAGGGATCACGTACTTCAGATACCAGCAGTTCGACCCAGAGTCACATATAACGGATGTCAATGCT ATGTTGCCGATATACGATTTCGTCATAGTGGGCGGCGGGTCGGCGGGCGCCGTGGTGGCGTCACGTCTGTCCGAGGTGGGGAACTGGACGGTGCTGCTGCTGGAGGCCGGCCAGgacgagaccgagatctcggacGTGCCCGCGCTGGCCGGCTACACGCAGCTCTCCGAGATGGACTGGCAGTACCAGACTACGCCCTCGGCTAACCGCTCCTACTGCCTCGCTATGAACGGCGATCGCTGCAACTGGCCTAGAGGCAAAGTCCTCGGTGGGTGCAGCGTCCTCAACGCTATGGTATACGTGCGGGGCAATCGCAACGACTACGATCTCTGGGAGGCGCTCGGTAATCCTGGCTGGTCCTACGACCAGGTGCTACCCTACTTCATGAAATCTGAAGACAATCGGAATCCATACCTTGTTAATACGCCCTACCACGCTGCTGGAGGCTATCTGACAGTTCAAGAGGCTCCGTGGCGCTCGCCACTTTCGGTGACATTTCTGAAGGGCGGAATGGAACTTGGATACGAGAACAGAGATATAAATGGAGCTAAGCAGACTGGATTTATGTTAACACAGGCGACCATGCGGCGCGGCAGCCGATGTAGCACGGCTAAGGCTTTCTTACGGCCAATACGCAATCGAGAAAATCTTCATATCGCCCTTGGAGCACAGGTCACCAGGATACTAATAAATCCGGTTAAAAAACAGGCTTACGGAGTAGAGTTTATAAGAAATGGACAGAAGCAAAAAGTAAGGATCAAGCGAGAAGTTATCATGTCAGCAGGCTCATTGTCCTCGCCCAAATTGATGATGCTTAGCGGAGTGGGGCCAGCAAGTCATTTAAAAGAGCACGGAATCCCTGTCATCGCAGACCTTAAAGTTGGCCACAATTTGCAAGACCACGTTGGACTGGGAGGCCTAACATTTGTCGTCAACAAACCTGTCACGTTTAAAAAGGATCGCTTCCAAACTTTCGCTGTAGCCATGAACTATATTCTTTATGAAAAAGGACCGATGACCAATCAAGGCGTTGAAGGCTTGGCTTTTGTCAACACAAAGTATGCTCCAAGTTCCGGCAACTGGCCCGACATACAGTTCCACTTCGCTCCGAGTTCCGTCAATTCCGACGGCGGAGAGCAGATCCGCAGGATTCTGAATTTGCGAGACCGAGTATACAATACTGTTTACAAACCTATTGAGCAAGCAGAGACATGGACTATTCTGCCCCTACTGCTGCGCCCAAAGAGTTCTGGCTGGGTTAAGTTGAGAAGTCGCAATCCATTTCATCCGCCTGACATAGTGCCCAACTACTTTGCATACAAAGAAGACATTAAAGTGCTAATTGAAGGTATAAAGATAGCCATGGCTTTGTCCAATACGACAGCGTTCCAGAGGTACGGGTCGAGGCCCCACAACATTCCCATGCCGGGCTGTCAACACCACGTGCTGTTCAGCGACGAGTACTGGGAGTGTTCGCTGAAACATTTCACGTTCACGATATACCATCCGACGGGGACTTGTAAAATGGGTCCGAAGACGGACCCCGCGGCGGTGGTGGACCCGCGGTTGCGGGTGCACGGCGTGGCCAACCTGCGAGTGGTGGACGCGAGCGTGATGCCGACCATCATAAGCGGCAACCCGAACGCACCAGTTATAATGATAGCCGAAAAAGCCTCGGACATGATAAAGGAGGACTGGCTTGTGTTATGA